CGAAGCATGACTTCGTACCCGTCCAGCTTGCCGCCGTTATCGTCCAGCAGCATCATCAGGTCGGTCGGTGTGCCGGGATCGGCGAAGAAGCTGGCGAAGTGGTGGCCCAGCATCTCTTCCGGGGCGAATCCGGTCAGATCGACGACCGAGGGCGACATCATGATGATGCGTCCTTCGCGATCGGTGCGAAAGAAGGTGTCGACCATGTTGTCGAGGATGCCGCGCAGGTCCCATTCCGACCAGCGCAGGGCCTCCTCGGCCCGCTTTCTCTCGGTGATGTTGGTATGGGAGGCGCCGATGGCGGCGACGGACCCGTCGGGGCCGAGGATCGGGAACTTCACCACCATGTCCGTCTGCGGCAGGCCGTCGACGCCCACCGTTTCGTATTCGAATTCGGCGGGGCGTCCGGTCGCCAGAACGTCCTCGTCGTGATCGTTGAGGATGGCGGCGGTTTCCCGGCGGAACAGATCGCGCAGGGTCTTCCCCTCGGCCTCCGCGGCGCTCAGCCCCTGCTGGCGTTCCCATTGCTTGTTGACGAGCAGCAGCCGTCCTTCGGTGTCCTTGACGACGATGGCGGCCGGAGAGTTGTCGATGACGGCGCGAAAGCGGGCCTCGCTCTCGCGCAGCGCCCGCTCGACCTGGCGATGGTTCTGACGCGTGCGGGCCGCCTTCAGTTCGCGGACGAGAGCGGGAACCAGGCGGTCGAGACGACTTCTTTCGATACAGTCGTGAACGCCACCCGCCACCAGTTCCGCCGCAGTGGAGGCGTCGGCGGTGGCGGAAACCAGGATGAACGGAACGTCCTTGCCGGCTTCCTGATAGGTCTGGAAGACGGGGGCGCCGCCGAAAGGCGAATGGTCGTGGTCTGCGACCACGGCGTCCCATTCGCCGTCGGCGAGGGCCTTGCGGAAGGCGTTTCTGCTGGTGACGCGGTGGACGGTCGGAGCGAAGGGGCCCTTTTCCAGCGCATGAAGCAGTTCCTCCGCGTCGGCTTCCGATCCCCCCACCAGAAGAACGCTGATCGGACTGTTCATGGTGTTTGTCCCCACCGCACGATCCGCCGTCCTACTGCCTGGGATACGGTTGCGCTTTTCCTGGTCTGATTCCAGGAGATTAGTTCGACCTCGTCTCTCCCACTTCGAACAGCTTTTCGACGTTCAGCACGATGAGGAGCTGGTTCTTGAGACGATAGATGCCCTCGGAGAAGTCGCGCCACAGCGGATCGATGGTGGCCGGGTTCTTCTCGTACTTGTCGCCCGGCACTTCCATGACCTCGCCGACGGCATCGATGAGCAGGGAATAGAGGTTGCCGCCATGCTCGACGACGACGTTCATGCCCGGCTTGTCGTCGGGCCGGGGCGGCAGGGCCAGGCGCTTGCGCATGTCGATCACGGTGACGATGCGGCCCCGAAGGTTGATGGAGCCGGCGATCACCGGATCGGCCAGGGGAATGCGCGCCACGTCACGCGGGCCCAGCACGTCCTGGACGGTCAGCACCGGGATGCCGAACCACTGCCCGGCAATGGTCAACGTCACGTACTCCCGCGTTTCGCGTTCGATGGCCGTCGCCGCCGATGTCTCCGCTTTCACCGCCGTCCGCGCGTTCATTGCACACCTCCCTGGCCCCGCAGGGCGTGTTGGGCGATCGCCTGGTCGACGGTCGCCACCAGCGCGTCGCGGTTGAACTTGGCCACATATTCGTTAAAGCCGGCCGCCATACCTTCGGCCATGTCGCGTTCTCCGGCATGGGTGGAGAGCGCGATCAGCGGCAACGCCGACCACGGCCCCTGGGCGCGGAGTTCGCGGGCCAAGTCGTAGCCGCTCATCCCCGGCATCTCGATGTCGCTGAT
This genomic window from Shumkonia mesophila contains:
- a CDS encoding chemotaxis protein CheW — encoded protein: MNARTAVKAETSAATAIERETREYVTLTIAGQWFGIPVLTVQDVLGPRDVARIPLADPVIAGSINLRGRIVTVIDMRKRLALPPRPDDKPGMNVVVEHGGNLYSLLIDAVGEVMEVPGDKYEKNPATIDPLWRDFSEGIYRLKNQLLIVLNVEKLFEVGETRSN